The Stutzerimonas stutzeri RCH2 genomic interval CGACGTGACGCGCGCGCTGCAGGTTCAGCTGGGCAGTGGTCGTTTCAGTGGTCGCGGGCTGCATCTGGTGCGCCAGTTGAGCGACGGATTCGACTGGCAGTCGGACGGCCGCGGCCTGAGCGTGGAGTTCGTCTGGCGGCCTGATGCATAATCCGCCGCTTTCAAGCAGGAGTGTGCCGGTGTCCAACACTCATCTCGACAGCGCTGTGCTGGCCACGCTGCAGGACGTCATGGAGAGTGAATATCCGGCACTGCTGGATACCTTCCTTGCCGACTCCGAAGAGCGCGTGCGCCTGCTGCGGCAGGCCTGTCAGGCCGAGCAGGCCGAAGCGCTGCGGCGCGCCGCGCACAGCT includes:
- a CDS encoding Hpt domain-containing protein encodes the protein MSNTHLDSAVLATLQDVMESEYPALLDTFLADSEERVRLLRQACQAEQAEALRRAAHSFKGSCSNMGAVLLAELCQELETAARNEQLALAPALIASIEREFAIIGILFRAERQRYG